The genomic DNA TTGCCCGATCGATTGATGCCCCAGACAGACTCCTAACAAAGGGATCCGCCCGGCGAAGTGTTTGACCACATCGACGCTGATGCCCGCCTCGCTCGGGGTGCAGGGGCCGGGCGAGATCAGGATCCGCGAGGGCTTCAGTTGTTCCAGTTCCTCGATCGAAATCTGGTCGTTGCGACGAACCTGCACATCGATCTGCGGTTGGATTTCGCCCAACCGCTGGACCAAGTTGTAGGTGAACGAATCATAGTTATCGATGACAACGACCATAGTGCTTTCTTCGTGCTTCGAACCGGCGACCAAGCTTGCGTCGCGTAAATTTTTTTCTGCCGACGTTCAGCCGCCCGGCGGTCAGTGGACGTTAACCGACCAACGCCAAGCTGGAATTGCAATACCACTAAGCTGCAAAAAATCAAAACCAGCGATCTTGCCTAAACGGTCTTTGGCAATCTTTCCTTGGGACCGTATAATTTCATTCGGGTTCGCCAGATTTGTTGCCGCTTTGCTCGATGGCCGATCGGTGCGCGAACCCGTCTTTTACAAATCTACAACAAGTTTGAGAAGATGTAACGTGTTATCCGTCCGCCCCAAGATCGCCGAGCTTACATTTCAGGTATTCGGACGGTCGCTACATCCCGAACTGTTTGAATTCCATCGGTCGCGGCGGATCCAACGCGATGCCTTCCATGCGGAGATCTCGATCACCAACTCCGGACATGTCGTCACCTGGCGCGGCAACGGGATCACGATCTCGGAAGTCGCAGCGTCGTCGCAACAGCTCCTGCCGACTCGCCGTCGGTTGATGGAATACCCGCTCCGCGGTTCGCGAACCGACCGCGCCGAATGTCGATCGGGGGTCACCTATTCCACGCGTTTTACGCTTGAACCGGTCGCTACCGATTTGTTCTGGACGATTCAAAAGCAATTGACCGCCGACGCGACCGAGGGCTTGCTGCATCGCTTCGATTCCAACGGACGAATCGCAATGGGGGCGGTCAGCTATATCAATATCGAAACCCGTGCGCGATCGATGATGATCCAAGCGATCCACACATTTCCCGAGGACCAAGCGATCGTCAAAGTCGAATCGACCTTTGCGATCGACGGCTGATTGCCATCCTGCCCCGGAGCCTCCACGGCCGACGCAACCGCGACCAGCGAGCGATCGAGCATTCGCGGCCCATCGGTCGGTTCTCCAAAAGTGGCAAAAAATAATCGCCGCGTGGTCGTTGAGTGTCTGCAAACCCGGCGACTTCCTGCCCGTTAAAACTTCTTTGGGGGAGTTCTCTCCTCCGTTGCAACGCGTCCTGGACCCGCGTTCGAAAAAAGTCGAACCGCCTTCGCTGGGAAACTGACAATGTGGCGTTGTCAACCGCTAGCGACTGTGCAATAGTTTCCCTTGGAACGCATCATTGGCAACGCCCCGCGTGCTCTGGCTCGATCGTGAGTCAGGGAGAGCGACGAAAGCCTTTCCTTGCCGCAGTTGGCGTTACAGCCGCGATGATGTTCCGCTATGATACTCGCGTTGTTGCCTGGATATCGAAGCTCGAGGTGGACCCTTTCCGACTGCGAGTTTTCTTTAGCCCACGGCTTGTGAATTTTTTCACAATAGGTTCCCGTCAACATAAATATACATAGGCGGTTCGCTCTCTCGAGGAATCGGTGACCGAGAATGACCACAATCACCAAAGGCTTGAACGTTCCGATCTCCGGCGAGCCCCAGCAGCTTGTCGAGTCGTCCCATGCGGTAACTCGCGTTGCCCTGTTGGGAGACGACTACATCGGCATGAAGCCGACAATGCTCGTGAACGTCGGAGATCGCGTTAAGTTAGGCCAGCCCGTATTTACCGACAAAAAGACCGCTGGCGTCACCTACACCGCTCCCGCTGCGGGAACGGTTGTCGAGCTCAACCGTGGTGCAAAGCGTCGCTTTGAATCGCTGGTGATCGAGATCGAAGGGGACGACAGCGAAACCTTCGAAACGCCAAGCGATCTGAGCACCGCCACTGGCGAAGCGATCACGGAGGTCCTGACCGCTAGCGGTTTGTGGTCGGCGTTCCGCACTCGCCCCTTCGGCAAAGTGCCCCTCCCGGGCAGCCAGCCGCATTCGATCTTTGTTCAAGCGATCGACACGCATCCATTGGCTGCCGATCCTTCGGTTGTCATGCGTGGCAAGGCGGAGCAGTTTGCAATCGGGCTCAACGCGATCAAAAAGCTGACCTCTGGCAAAACATTTGTCTGCAAAAATCCCGACGCCGAGATCCCTGGTGCGAACGTCGATGGCGTCACGCTCAGCGATTTCAGCGGACCGCACCCCGCCGGTCTGCCTGGAACCCACATCCATTTCTTGGATCCCGTCGGTCCCACCAAGACCGTTTGGTACATCGGTTATCAGGACGTGATCGCCATCGGTCACTTGTTCGAAACCGGCAAGCTCGATCCGACGCGGATCATCTCGCTGGCCGGGCCTTGCGTTGCCAAGCCGCGTTTGCTCGAAACCCGATTGGGAGCCGATCTGACTCAACTGACGGCCGGCGAACTCGAAGGGGACAACCTGCGAATCGTCTCGGGATCGGTTTTGGGTGGTCGCACCGCAACCGAACCTTGCATGTTCTTGGGGCGTTACCACACCCAGGTCAGCGTGCTGCAAGAAGGAAACGAACGGGAGTTCTTGGGCTGGCAAAAGCCTGGCTTCGAAAAGTTCTCGATCACGCGAGTGTTCGCTTCGGCCCTGACCCCAGGCAAGCGATTTGCGATGAACACCGGCACCCACGGCAGCGAACGGGCAATGGTCCCGATCGGGTCGTACGAACGGGTGATGCCGTTGGACATCCTGCCGACTCAGTTGCTGCGATCGTTGATCGTTCGCGACACCGAAGAGGCGCAGCAATTGGGCGCTCTGGAGCTTGAAGAAGAAGATCTGGCACTTTGCACGTTTGTCTGCCCAGGCAAATACGAATTTGGTGAGATCTTGCGAGAGAATCTGACCACGATCGAAATCGAAGGCTGATACGGTCGGCCGCCGCCGAGTTCGGCTGGCGCAAGACAAAATGAAACGAAAGCCCAGCCCCAGGTGGTTGTCGCTTTCGAAATATTATTCGCGGCTAGCGTCACGTCGCTTCATCACTCACCACTAACGTAGCCCCTTATATCATGAAAGCGCTGCGAGATTTTCTCGACCAGAAGGTCGAGCCTTGGTTCAAAAAAGGCTCACCGCTGGCAATGCTCCATCCGATGTACGAAGCGCCCGATACGTTTCTGTACACTCCGGGACACGTTGCCAAAGGTTCCACCCACGTCCGCGACAACATCGACCTGAAACGGATGATGATCATGGTCGTGGTCGCTTTGATTCCCTGCACGCTGTTTGCGATGTGGAACACCGGCTACCAGGCCAATCTGGCGATGGCCAAGATGGAATCGGCGGGCTACGAAATCTTGACCCCCGCGGAATACGAACTGGTCCCCAAGACCGAGGTTCCGCTTCGCAAGCTGGCCAAGACCGACTGGCACTACACGATCCAAACCGCGATCGGACTGGGGCGCGACCCAGGCAGCTTTGTCGACAACTTTGTCTTCGGCGCGTTGCACTTCCTGCCCGTCTACATCGTCTGCATGTTTGTCGGTGGTCACATCGAAGCCCTGTTCTGCGTCGTTCGCGGCCATGAAATCAACGAGGGCTTCCTGGTCACCGGCCTGCTGTTTCCGTTGACCCTTCCGCCAACGATTCCGCTGTGGCAGGTTGCCATCGGGATCGCCTTTGGCGTGATCGTGGGCAAAGAGGTCTTCGGCGGCACCGGCCGCAACTTCCTCAACCCCGCGCTGACCGCCCGTGCGTTTCTGTACTTTGCCTACGCTGGTGAGATCAGCGGCGACAAGGTTTGGACCGCGGTCGACGGCTTCAGCGGTGCAACCAGCCTGGGTGCGATGGCGTCGGCGGTACCGGGAGCCGGAATGGCGCCCGTGACTGGCGAATTCGACGCAGCGGGCGAATTGGTTGCCGGAGGAATCGAAACCTCCTGGGGAACGCAAACGCTTTCCTGGTGGGACTGTTTCTTAGGAACAATCCAAGGTTCGATGGGCGAGACAAGCGCTTTGGCGTGTTTGATCGGTGCGGCGATCCTGATCGCCGCAGGCATCGGATCGTGGCGAATCATGGCCGGCACCGTGGTCGGTGCGGTTGCAACCGCAGCCTTGATGAACGCGGTCGGCAGCGACAAATACGCGATGTTCGAGATGCCACCGATGTGGCACTTGGTCGTCGGCGGGTTTGCCTTCGGTGCGGTCTTCATGGCGACCGATCCGGTCTCCGCAGCGATGACTAACGCCGGACGCTGGATATACGGCGTGCTGATCGGATTCATGACGATCCTGGTTCGCGTCGTGAACCCCGCTTATCCCGAAGGGATCATGCTGGCAATCCTGTTCGCCAACGTGTTCGCTCCACTGATCGATTATTA from Rosistilla carotiformis includes the following:
- a CDS encoding Na(+)-translocating NADH-quinone reductase subunit A: MTTITKGLNVPISGEPQQLVESSHAVTRVALLGDDYIGMKPTMLVNVGDRVKLGQPVFTDKKTAGVTYTAPAAGTVVELNRGAKRRFESLVIEIEGDDSETFETPSDLSTATGEAITEVLTASGLWSAFRTRPFGKVPLPGSQPHSIFVQAIDTHPLAADPSVVMRGKAEQFAIGLNAIKKLTSGKTFVCKNPDAEIPGANVDGVTLSDFSGPHPAGLPGTHIHFLDPVGPTKTVWYIGYQDVIAIGHLFETGKLDPTRIISLAGPCVAKPRLLETRLGADLTQLTAGELEGDNLRIVSGSVLGGRTATEPCMFLGRYHTQVSVLQEGNEREFLGWQKPGFEKFSITRVFASALTPGKRFAMNTGTHGSERAMVPIGSYERVMPLDILPTQLLRSLIVRDTEEAQQLGALELEEEDLALCTFVCPGKYEFGEILRENLTTIEIEG
- a CDS encoding DUF2617 family protein — its product is MLSVRPKIAELTFQVFGRSLHPELFEFHRSRRIQRDAFHAEISITNSGHVVTWRGNGITISEVAASSQQLLPTRRRLMEYPLRGSRTDRAECRSGVTYSTRFTLEPVATDLFWTIQKQLTADATEGLLHRFDSNGRIAMGAVSYINIETRARSMMIQAIHTFPEDQAIVKVESTFAIDG
- a CDS encoding NADH:ubiquinone reductase (Na(+)-transporting) subunit B, with the translated sequence MKALRDFLDQKVEPWFKKGSPLAMLHPMYEAPDTFLYTPGHVAKGSTHVRDNIDLKRMMIMVVVALIPCTLFAMWNTGYQANLAMAKMESAGYEILTPAEYELVPKTEVPLRKLAKTDWHYTIQTAIGLGRDPGSFVDNFVFGALHFLPVYIVCMFVGGHIEALFCVVRGHEINEGFLVTGLLFPLTLPPTIPLWQVAIGIAFGVIVGKEVFGGTGRNFLNPALTARAFLYFAYAGEISGDKVWTAVDGFSGATSLGAMASAVPGAGMAPVTGEFDAAGELVAGGIETSWGTQTLSWWDCFLGTIQGSMGETSALACLIGAAILIAAGIGSWRIMAGTVVGAVATAALMNAVGSDKYAMFEMPPMWHLVVGGFAFGAVFMATDPVSAAMTNAGRWIYGVLIGFMTILVRVVNPAYPEGIMLAILFANVFAPLIDYYVAQANIKRRVARYATS